A genomic window from Punica granatum isolate Tunisia-2019 chromosome 2, ASM765513v2, whole genome shotgun sequence includes:
- the LOC116195713 gene encoding putative polyol transporter 2 yields the protein MAEHKFGAEDPQGSFSYGSSNGDGEAWNRPRKRNTYAFACTILASMTSILIGYDGGVMSGAAKFIQEDLNVSDVEIEILSGSINVYSLIGSAMAGRTSDYVGRRYTIVIAGAIFFVGALFMGLASNYALLTVGRFVAGIGTGYALMIAPVYSTEVAPASSRGFLTSFPEIFINAGVLLGYISNYGFSYLPLNLGWRFMLGIGAIPSVVLAIGVLAMPESPRWLVMQGRLGEARKVLYRTSESNDEAEDRLADIKEAAGIPPECDEDVVQVVKKQSSGSGVWKELLLHPTPTVRHILIAAVGIQFFQQASGVDTVVLYSPRIFAKAGLKSSEKQLLATVAVGFSKTVCVLVSIFYLDRFGRRPLLLASVGGMVLSLFTLATALLVVDNNPEGDVTWALIVCIVTVLTFVGTFEMGLGPIAWVYSSEIFPLRLRAQGAAIGVAVNRLMSGLNSMTFISLYEAISISGAFYLYASIAFASWVFFFVMLPETQGRTLEDMDVLFGGYHKWRSATKKINHNHGGAVPDSSSNNSTASEALLASEGSSDKRLETP from the exons ATGGCGGAGCATAAGTTCGGCGCCGAAGACCCCCAGGGATCGTTTTCGTACGGGTCGTCCAATGGCGACGGCGAAGCGTGGAACCGGCCGCGGAAGAGGAACACGTATGCCTTTGCTTGCACCATCCTCGCCTCCATGACCTCGATCTTGATTGGCTATG atggcgGTGTGATGAGTGGGGCGGCGAAGTTCATCCAGGAAGACCTGAACGTGAGCGATGTGGAGATTGAGATACTCAGCGGCAGCATCAACGTCTACTCCCTCATCGGCTCCGCTATGGCCGGTAGGACCTCCGACTATGTGGGCCGCCGCTACACCATTGTGATCGCCGGAGCGATCTTCTTCGTGGGTGCCCTCTTCATGGGCTTAGCCTCTAACTATGCCTTGCTCACGGTCGGCCGGTTTGTGGCGGGGATTGGTACTGGGTACGCCCTCATGATCGCCCCCGTCTACTCCACCGAAGTCGCCCCGGCTTCATCCCGTGGCTTCCTCACCTCCTTCCCAGAG ATATTCATAAATGCTGGTGTGCTCCTCGGGTACATATCGAACTACGGCTTCTCGTATCTCCCTTTGAACCTGGGCTGGCGGTTCATGCTTGGGATCGGGGCCATCCCTTCAGTTGTCCTCGCCATTGGCGTCCTGGCCATGCCTGAATCTCCCCGTTGGCTCGTCATGCAGGGCCGCTTGGGTGAGGCCAGGAAGGTACTTTACAGGACTTCAGAATCAAACGACGAGGCCGAGGACAGGCTTGCCGACATTAAGGAAGCTGCCGGGATACCCCCTGAATGCGATGAGGATGTCGTGCAGGTAGTGAAGAAGCAGAGCAGCGGGTCAGGCGTGTGGAAGGAGCTGCTGCTACACCCGACGCCGACTGTTCGCCACATTTTGATCGCAGCTGTGGGCATCCAGTTCTTCCAGCAGGCGTCAGGGGTTGACACGGTTGTCCTCTACAGCCCACGAATCTTCGCGAAGGCAGGGCTCAAGTCATCCGAGAAACAGCTGCTTGCCACCGTGGCGGTCGGGTTCTCCAAGACTGTCTGCGTCTTGGTTTCGATCTTCTATCTTGACCGGTTTGGGAGGCGGCCGCTTCTCCTCGCCAGCGTGGGGGGCATGGTCTTGTCATTGTTTACTCTCGCAACTGCGCTGTTGGTGGTCGACAACAACCCGGAAGGGGATGTAACGTGGGCCCTCATCGTGTGCATCGTCACGGTGCTGACCTTCGTTGGGACATTCGAGATGGGGCTGGGCCCCATCGCCTGGGTCTACAGCTCAGAGATATTCCCGCTAAGGCTTCGAGCCCAGGGCGCAGCCATTGGCGTTGCAGTGAACCGGTTAATGAGCGGCCTCAACTCTATGACATTCATCTCCCTCTATGAGGCCATCTCCATCAGCGGTGCCTTCTACCTCTACGCATCAATAGCGTTCGCGTCCTGGGTGTTCTTCTTCGTGATGCTCCCTGAGACGCAAGGTCGGACCCTAGAGGACATGGACGTCCTCTTCGGGGGCTACCACAAGTGGAGGTCCGCCACAAAGAAGATCAATCATAACCATGGTGGAGCTGTGCCCGATAGTAGCAGCAACAACAGCACTGCTAGCGAGGCCCTTTTAGCGTCCGAGGGGTCATCCGATAAGCGGCTGGAGACCCCGTAA